In Methanocella paludicola SANAE, the sequence AAATTTATTGACTTTTGTTCTGAGCTAAAACAAGATCATAAAGTCCAGGTATTTTATCGTCCTACAATCAATTCTCAGACACAATACGAAGGCAACAGATAATCTATCAAGTCTTAACTTTAAATGCGATATGGCTCAATATAGAACGTTCTATGCCTATCTGTGATAGTAGCGTTATACTGTCATAATTCAAGCTGTCAAATCGGCAGATATCGACCATTAAGAGCCTAATGTATAAGGGTTAAATAATAAAACTCTTATATATCTAACTGACATAGTTTAAGACCTGTAATTTAGCCCATAGGTTACAGGTTTAAACCCTCCAAATGTCTATCAGGTATAACCACCTACACCAATAAGGGCAGCAGTTCTGTGATTTCTTTCTGCTGTCCTTTAAAATCACTATAACCATAGCGAGGAATCCTCAAAAATTAGAAGCTTTAGAGAGAAAGGCGTTTTAATTAACGTCTTTTTCTCTCAAGCAAGATCACTCTTTTAATGACATCATAAATTATTACTAGTTATCAATAGAAAAACAACGTCAAATAGACCAAATAAAGTTAATTAAGTTGGGTATATAGTTTATTTGGTGTTGGGCATATAGACACGGATTTTTCTCTCGGATTAGGTTTTGGTATAACTGTCTACTAGGTTTAAGTATTATAAAAACATACTTAGTATATGATAGTTATGATAGAGCAAGATAAGGTAATCAAGGTCAGTTATGACAATTATGTAAAGCTTTTCAGACTCAAGGCAACACGGCCTGGCAGAACTTACAATGATGTCATTTCTGACTTACTGAACAATCAGTGTGATTGTTCGTCTACTGAACTTAAAAGATACCTGGTGGGTTAAACTATGAAGAAATTATCAGATCAACAGATTGCAGAGAAAATAAAAACTAACGTCCTCAGCGACTTAGAAAGCTGGAAGCGCAATATCTCCCCTGTGTTAAGGGAGTGTTGCATATGCGGAGAACTAAAAGCCTGCGTAGCTTCGCACTTAGGGCAGCATATTTGTTTTCACTGTTCCCAAAAAGCTGCCGAAATGGACGCATACGGACAGATTAAAGAGCTTGATGAAGCCAAAGACCGTCACTGTAGCCAGTGCAATTGTAGGGCATTTACAAAGTTAGGCGATTTGTATTACTGTCGGCCTTGCGCTTATAGAATCGTAGAAGCTAAAATTCATGCTGTAAAGTTTTAAAAGGCTCAGATAACATGACTTCAGACTACTATTTTTTTAATAATTCGTGTCAGATATATAATAACAGCTTGATAAATTCATTGAACAGGACAGTTGGCGATACGTTCTTTACAAAGTCTGCCTTCGAGCAATCGCTTTCTCTGTGGCAGGACGTACCCTTAGTTCTCGCTCAGAATCACCCCAACCCATATCTCTTTAAAACTGACCGTAAGGCAGCTTTAAACGCTGTGAACGGTAAGATCGTAGGTAAGGGTACAAACGCACGCATTGAAGGCGATACTTTAAAATTATCGCTTAAAATCTGTAATCCTGAAGCACTCGCATACCAAAAGGCTGGAACGCTAAGTTTAAGCTCTGCGTTCATTGGGACACGTTCAACGAAGGATAACAAACTTGTATCTATAAATTCCGTGAACCACATTTTGCTATTTCCAGCAGACGAACACAATAAACCTAGAGATCGTACAGTGAGGATACTTAACATGACTACTAATAATGATGTAAACGCAATTATGAACGAAGATGGAACGCCAACCCTACTTACTTATGTGAGGGCTGGTTTGATAAGTTACGCTGACGCTGGACTATGTGAAAACCCTATCAGCGAACAATTAAACAAGCGTGATGAAGCCACTGGCGGGCTTAATTGGGACTCAATTAAAAAGGTCTGGTATTAGCCAGTATAAATAAAAATCATTTTTATAATTTTTTATCTTTTTTCTTCGCTTCTCTATCGTCTAGTCCGTCATGTATGAAGATGCTCCCCCACATAGACATACTAGTACAAGTCTCTTCGCTCAACTTTTGAAGTCTTTTAAGGTCAGCAGGGCTAATTCTGACCTGTAGCCTATAACTCTCTATCTCTGGTTCATCTGTTACCTTAATAGGTTTGTTTTTTATCTTTTTTATTTCGTTTAAATCTCTATCAAACTCAGCCATAGGCGCACCACAATTAAACGTTTAATTCTTTTGTCATATCTAAATATCTTTTCTGTTCTTCATCTGAAGTATGCACATAGATCGCAGTCGTGGATATTGAACTATGCCCAAGGTACTTGCTCAAAACTCCTATGGCCCAGGGTTTGTTACCATTAATGCCATTGGCTAAATGTGTCGCCCTGCTGTGCCTGAGCTTATGAGGGTATGTTTTAAGCCCTGCGTCTTTAGCCCTGCGCACAATCACATTACGCAGGGATAAATCATTGAAGGGAACACCATTAGACGTTAAGAACAGCGTTTTAGACGTTATGTTCTCCTGTTCCCTGACCTTATACCAGGCTAAAATTTTAGCATGACATTCTTTAGGCACATAGAGCTTTCGTACCTGGTATGACTTTGGATGCCACTTTCCATGCTCATGGATAGTAACGAAGTGGTTTTCAAGATCATAGTCGCCTACTTCTAAATGGCATACTTCAGAATTGCGAAGGGCAGCGAAATACAATAAAGATATGATAGCAGAGTCCCTACAATTATATAGCGTATCAGTACCTATCGCTTCAAATAATCTCACTATTTCTTGAGGTTTATGATACTTATTTTCATCATTGGTACAATTTCGTGTAACCTTTGGTTTGGCGATCTCGTAATCTTCTAAGTAGTTTGCTCTAAAAAGTTCTTGTAACGCTGTCATGTATAAGAAAACAGTGTTTGAGGGTTTGCCTTCAATGGCCCTGCGTACCATGCTTACGTACTGGTCACTGTATTCGAGATAGCCCAGTTTGTTAAAGATAGCCTTCGTAGCTGCTTTGTAATTCTTTACAGTGGTTTTGCTTAAACTATTCCTTTTTCTGCCAAAGCAATAATCTTCTAACTGGTCTAGCTCAAGCTCAAGGTCGCCTTTATGCTCGATTCTTCGAGCGGGCATTTTTGCGTTTATCACAACTGTACTATCAATTTTTTTGCTAAATTTTAATTTTGTTGCCATGTGTTTAACCTCCAAATTATGTTTGTTAGCTATCAGTGTAACATCAGTTTTGTGTTTATCTGACGTATATTTCAAGCACTTTTCAGAATATAAATCTATCGGTTGTCAAAAATAGGCGTATGCAAAGGTCGTTAGAAAAAGGGCTACTCATATTAATCGTGATAAATGTAGCGGCCGCACAGGTTCGGCCTGCCATTATAAATTAATGCTGTGTTGAATTGCATTATTTATCCGAGCAGCCCCGTTTTAAGACCGCTAAGCTGGTTAAGTCCGCGAAGACTGTTTCGAGCCCTAAGACCGCGAAGCTTACGCGAAGAACGCGAAGATACAATAAAAGAACATTTAATATTCAAATGAATAAGGCAAAAAATCAATAATTAATTCCTTAAGATAGTCTTCGCGGTCTTCGCGTAAGCTTCGCGGTCTTAGGGCTCGAAACAGTCTTCGCGGACTTACACCTCTTTGCGGGCTTTGACAGCAAGGGTGAGAAAAAATTCTACACAACATAAATTAAAAATGGTATTAAAGAAGCCGTTCCACGATCTCGGCAGCGTCGCGCACGTATTTTGGGCACTTAGTAGCGGTAACGCGCTGCTCCTTAGCGTACTTCATGCCCTCGGGCGTGCCCATGTCGCATCCGAGAAGCTCCCGGCAAACGATGGAGCCATTACGGGCCTTGAACTCCCTCACGAATTCCTGCAGTTTCGCGTATGTCTTCTCCTTCGCCGGCTCGTCCTCCTCCTTCACCTTACCATATCGAAGGCCGAGCACCATGAAGGCGCCCGTCACGGCCCCGCAGGTCTCGCACAGCCGGCCCATGCCCGCGCCGAAGGCGCCCGAGACACGGAACGCCTGCTCCTTATCCATCCCGAACTGCCCGCTATATGCTGATAGCACCGACTGCGAGCAGCTATAGCCTTTACTGAAACACTCGACTGCATCGTCTGCTTTTGTCATGAAATCACTCCAGCGCGCACTTCGCCACAGGTATGACCCTTCCGCCCACGCGCACATCGATGGAGCCGCCCCTTTCTTCCGCCCTCAAAAAGAGAAGCGAAGGCCGCCCCATCTCATAGCCCTGTTCCGTGCGGATATCTATTTTGGCCGTGCCGAAATACTTATGCTTTACTATGTATGCGGCCAGGCAGCCGTTCCCGCTCCCGGTCGCCGGGTCCTCAGGGACAGAAATGAACTTCGTAAAGACGCGGACATTCAGTGCGTTCTCCTTATGGTATGTCTCCGGGCTGAAGACCAGTATGCCGGTCGAGTCCTTTTTGCCCATGTAAGCGGTGAACTTTCGGGGGTCCAGGTAGGCCCGCTTTACCGCGGCCATGCTTTTCAGGGGCACGATGATGAAGGGTATGCCCGTAGAGACTTCCTGTATGGGGAAGCGCTCATCGATGTCGCCGGCGCCGATGCCCAGTATGTCCGCGAGGGGCGCAGGCTCGAACGTCCTCAGGAACGTGGGCTCGACCTGCTTCATCCAGAGGGCTCCCGTCGCCTTATCATAAGTTACCGTAATTTGTCCTACGCCCAGGTTCAGCTTTACCTCGTCCCAGGGCTTTTTCATGACCTTATGCATGATGACGTATGCCGTGCCCAGCGTCGGGTGGCCGGCAAATGGCAGCTCCTCTTCGGGCGTGAAGATGCGCACGTCGTAGCCGCCGTTCTTTTCCTCGTCCGAGAGAATAAAGGTCGTCTCGGAGAAGTGCGTCTCATTGGCGAGGCGCTGCATGGTCTCCGCCGGTATGGATACGGCATCCAGAAAAACGGCAAGCTGGTTGCCCGCATATTTTTCCTCGGCGAATACGTCCAGGATGTAAAAGGTATGGCCTGCCATGTTATCCCGGCTTAAGAGATAGCACTTCGATATCTTATGGATTTGCATGGACTAGAGCCCGCCAGCTTAATCAGCCACATGATCCCCATTTTAATTGGTTACAATTACTGTCCTAATTGCCATCCATAAGTCCCTTTAAAGATGCCTTGAGTATACCTGTCGTCTTAAACTGGCAAGAAGGTCGACCAGCTCGACGTTAAGCTTCATAAATTTTATCGCCTCGACTTCGGCCGTGCTTACAGCATTGATACAATCCTTATAATTCTTCTCTTCGATCTTCTGACAGGGACTGATCGTGGCCTCGATAATGCTTATTTGCGACCGTACATCCCTCATGGTACAGCGCAACTTATCCAGCAGCTCCATTAGCTCCGTATCCCTTTCGAAATCCTGGATCATAATTCGAAATATAAACGCAAAAATATAAATATCATTGTCCGTTGGATGTACCCTGAGATCCATAAAATAAGCATGCGTAGAAGATGCCCGTAAATAAACCCACCAATGGTTTATCTGCCGATCAAACGGCCCGAGGCCAATGAGCTCCCGGCTCAGTCGATGTGCGGCTTATTAATTACTACGCTCTTGCATTTTTGCTTTTTCAAATAGCAAAAATGAGCGGTGAACGTATCCATGTTGTTGATGATGATCAGCTCATTGTTATGAGGTGCCAGAAATATATAAGTCAAAACTTTTCACTTCCTTTTTTATTGAACGCCCGATGCGGCGTCTTGAATGTCTTCTACCCACACCATTCGGAATGGGTAACTGGAAAAATCCTGTGAGTATGTAACGGGATGGATACTGGCTATGTCATATCGTATTCGAATCCAGGAATCCCTTTCTCTTGAGCCAGCCAGCCTGCGGCCCCGTGTATCTCCAGATCACGTCGGCCTTCTCGTCCTGGAACGACCAGGGCACCACTATGACGGTATCGCCTTCACGCACCCACGTCCTCTTTTTCATCTTGCCCTTGATACGGCACATCCTTGTCAGGTTATCCAGGCATAGTACGCTCAAGTGGTAAGCCCCGAGCATCTTCGTCACGGTGCCTAAGATCTCTCCATCGGCTTTCCTGGGCGTTCTTACCCTGATGACCTCGCCGCCGGTATTTACCGGTTTTTTGCCACCCTTATTATGCGGTTTATACAATTTTTCACCTTCATAGTAATATGGTCATCATACTATATATAGTAAGTATAAATTTTAAATTATATTTATAAATTATACGAAATTATTTAAAAGTTGATAGAATATTGTATACGAAGATGCCGCTCTTCGTATATTCGTCTACGCTGGATTACTAAACATTATATAAATAAGCGTGTATGCTGTACTAATGATGATGCCGGACAATGTAAAAATAGATAAACTGCCATTATAATCCAAAATTACCGTCTTTTCATGCCCTTGGTCGTCTATAATATGTGATTATACCACATACAATTTTTATTTTCGGGCGTTTACCCCTACTTTGAGGGTGTTAGAGTGAAAACCGGTTATTTTATTAAATCATCGATCGTCGTCGTCATGCTATGCGTTGCCGTAATAGTGGCAGGCGCGCAGTCGAATCCATTTGGCATGGGGATACCATCCTTCGACAGCCTGTCCAGCTATATGGAGTCTTTCTTAGGCGGCATCTCCGAGGATAGCATGAACCAGATGTCCGCATCGAGTTATGTCCATCCTGCGATGTCGATGGGCACTGGCATGTTCAATTTCACAATACCATCCATGACCATGCCGGGCGGCGGCTCGATAAGCGGCGTATCCCAGCAGGTCGACACGTCGGCGATGGGAACGCCTGCGTTTGACTTTTCCGCGTTCAACTCCACCACATTATTGCCGACGCTATTATCGAACTCCATAACCCAGACCAACTTCGGGTCGAAGCCCAGCGCCGTCAACAATTACACGCTTGCAAATAACGGCTCCACGATCAACATGAACGTGAACGATACTATCTACGTCCAGCTGCCCTTCCAGATCCAGAATGGCAGCGTCTGGAACCTGACCACGACCAGCGGCCTGAATGTCACGAACCAGCGCACCACTACGCCCTCCATCAACCCGCTATCCGGAGGAGGCCTGGTTGACCTGACCGCCACACAGGAGTTCGCGATCAAGGCGGTAAAGCCCGGCACTCAGTACATTAACGCTATCTGCTCTGGCACCAACCAGACCTACTCGCTCACGGTTAACGTGAGTTGAGTAGCCCCTTAAAAACGTCTTCTTTTCCCGGCTTAGATGTGACTTATGATAAATTTATATATCTGAACATGAAAAGTAGGAATGAGTTTACCGACTCTACCGTTTATAAGGTGCCTCCATGTTAAACAATGCGATCGCAACGCCGGCCCTCCAGCCATTCCAGGAACTCGAGCAGAGCGTCTGGAAGAAGGAGATGTGCGCCGGATGCCGGGGCTGTATCACCGTATGCCCGGCCAACACGTTAGCCTATGACCTGAAGCTGGCCAGGCCGTACCAGATCACTCCCTGTGTCGATTGTAAGGCCTGCCTGGACGCCTGTCCCAGGACTCCAGCTAACATGGATAAGCTGTCCCTGGACATTCTTGGGCCGCATCTTGACGTTTATAATGTGAAGGCTACTGCGGGCAATAAGCGCTACCAGAACGGCGGCGCCGTTACTGCGTTGCTGAAGACCGCGCTGGACGAAGGCCTTGTGGACCGTGTGATCGTCATGGGCGCGGACCGCTGGGCACAGAAGGCATACGCCCGGGTCGTCTCCGACTCATCGAGCCTGGACAGGGCTGCGGGCAGTATTTACATGAACAACGATGCCCTGGAGACAATGAAGGACATCATGAAGGACGACTCGATCAGGAACGTGGCGATCGTGGGAACGCCCTGCGCGATACAGTCGATAGGCCTGCTCCGGAAGTCCTCGAACGAGTACTCCGTAAAGCTGACCCAGAAGATCAGGTTCGCCATCGGCTTATTCTGCTTTGAGTCATTCGATGATCGGCTCATCCCCGAAGTTACCAAACGACTCGGCGTGCCGTCGTGGCGTATCGCGAAGATGAACGCCGGCGAGGGCAGGCTGACCGTCACGCTGAGGAGTGGCGAGGTAAAGACGCTGCCCCTGTCGAGCCTGGCCGAGTTCGTCAAGCCCGGATGCCGCAAGTGCAACGACTTCACTTCAAAGCTCGCCGATATTTCCGTTGGAAGCGTGGGCAGTGCTGCCGGGTCCAGCGTCGTTATTACCAGGACGCCCGAGGGTGCCGGGCTACTCGAGATCGCCCGCGAGGTGGGCGCTATTGATGTGGCCGGCGGAGTCGATGTCGCTGCGATCGAGAAGGTCGGCAAGCTGAAGCTTAAGAAAAATGGCTTTTAAAACCATTTACTTTTTCAACATCTTTTAAGATCGACTTGCGCAAATCAGTTTGGTCGGTATCACGAACCTCTCCAAAAGAATTAAACCACTAATTTTTCTTTAAGATTTTTCTCACGAAGCCTCTAAGCCTCGAACTCACCGTCAACGCACGAACTCTCGAATACTCTGGACAGTGCTCTAAGCCTCTAACGCGCTAACCCGAAAAGAAGGCTCGAAGGCTCTAAATCACGTTCGAAACGCTAAACAGTGGAGCACGAACACTCTAAGAGCCCTGTCGTTCCCCGTACTTTTGGGTGTTCGGGGCGTTGGAGTTTTAGCCGGACATTAGAGTGTTAGTGCTATGTCGTTTAGCGTTTCGAACATGCATTCGAGTTTTAGAGCATTCTTTTCGAGTTTGAGGCTTCGGGCGTTCGTGCAATGCCCCGAGTATTAGGGAGTTCGTGCGTTGACGGTGTTTTAGAGGCTCAGGGATTTAGTGAGTAAAAATTATAAAAGAAAATTAGAGGTTTATTTCCTTTGGTGATGTTCGTGATACCGACCAAACAATCCAACGCCTGCAGGAAGCATTTACACGAAGCCACTAACAAGCTTCAACACAAAGTCAGTGACCACCCATAGCGCCCCGCCAAGGATTACCGACATGAATGCAAGCAACAACGTAGCGGACGTCTCATCGATGCGCCTCTTCTTGAGCTCCTTATGCACGTTAAACACGAGGAAGAACACGATGATCATCAGCACGCCGAGCATGAAAAGCACGAGCGAGGGCATATGCAGGCCGCCGATAGGGTTCACCAGCCATGTCTTATCCACGTTAGCGGTGTTATACGTATACCAGTTCATGATGCCGGCGATGCCGTCCAGGACGAACGCGAACACGACGCTCACCAGGAAGGCGACCATCATCTCGAAAAAGGGCACGAAGCGGCCTTTTTTAGTCAGAAGCTCCGTGATCCAGAACGACAGGATGGCGGCAATAGGCCAGAGCAGGGCGAAGCCGTAGACGAAATCGTTCGGGTCGTTATAAAAGCCGTTACTCTTGGCAAGCCAGTAATAGATCATGTACGAGAAGAACGTGATGAACCATAGCCTGGTCATGTCCCTGCCCCTGCCTTTTACGATATAGTGAGTCAGGAAGATCATTATGGGGCCGATCACGGCCAGAGCATATAACAATATGAGACTGAGATCCATGTATCCACCTTATGCCTTGCTAATGTAGGGGTACAAGTATATTATATTTCGCGTCCCCGTGATACAATGGATCAGCGGCCGGCAAAAAGACGAGGACGGACCGGATCGTCAATTACGATATGATCAATAAGATAGATGTGGTAAAAAGCTAAGGGCATTGGCGCCCACCTTTATTTATGAGATTCCTCTGCTTTTCGGACGTGCACGGCAGCGTCGACGCCGTCAGGACGATGCTGGGCGACGTGAGGCGCAGGGGCGACTCATATGATGCGTTCATTTTCGCGGGCGACCTCACGAACCTTTCCAGCCTCAGGAAGACCAAAAAGGAAAGAGAGTTGCTTGAAAATGCGCTCGGCAACATGTCGAAGAGCTCGAAGAAGTATAAGGAGTACGTAGCCGAACGTAATGAGCGCTTTTTTGAAGAGAGTAAGCATACAGCCAGGGAAATACTGGGCCTCCTCGCGCGTGAAGAGATACCCTGCTACTACATTCTCGGCAACAGGGACAGGCTAGGAAAATACCGGCTGGCAGAAGTGAAGGGACTATTCGATAGCCGCTACTCCATCTGCCTCGACCAGGTAAAAACGGCCGGCATAGAAGACATAAAGCTCACGGCGGACGAAAAACCCGTAGACAGCAAAACCATACTGGTCCGACATTCGCCGGGCGGATGGAGAGAAAGCTACAGGGTCTACAGGGAGGCGCTCCTCAACATCACGGGCCACACCCACCAGGCCATCGTCTACAAAAATTTTCTCAACACAGGGTTCCTATACAGGGACGAAACGAGAGGAGCCGAGCCGATGATGGGCGGATATTTCGGCGTAGAGATAAAAGAGGGACGGTTAGGCTCGATCACGTACAACGACATGGGAGGCCTCGTAGAGCATGACTTCGTGCTGGACGGCGTACAGGGAAAAGTGTACTCCGTCCACAGGAGCTATTTCCCGTTCACATTACAGCTCGTTTAGCCACGGCCGCATCGAGCGCCTTTTTCAGGTTCGGCCTCTCGTGGTACCCGATGATGGCCGACGACCTCCTGCTTTCCGTTATCCGGCCGCTGACGTCCGCGTATAGATAGCTGCCGTTCTGGGTTTTATTCACGATGACGTTCATCTGGGGCACGCTGCTCACGTAGAAGGCGTCGGCAAGGGTACCGTTCTCGTCGATGTCCACTTCCATGAACGTGACGTTCGAGTATTCGGCCTTAAGCTCTTCGATGATCGGCGCTTCCACGGTACACCAGCTGCACCACTCCGCCCCAAACTCGACGAACACCGGCCCGTTAACGAGCGCGGAGTCGATGGGGGCCATGGCCGCACTATGATCGGCTTCCTGCCCGCCGCAGCAGATACACCCTGATACCAGCAAGGCCGCGGC encodes:
- the eif1A gene encoding translation initiation factor eIF-1A, coding for MYKPHNKGGKKPVNTGGEVIRVRTPRKADGEILGTVTKMLGAYHLSVLCLDNLTRMCRIKGKMKKRTWVREGDTVIVVPWSFQDEKADVIWRYTGPQAGWLKRKGFLDSNTI
- a CDS encoding protease inhibitor I42 family protein, whose translation is MKTGYFIKSSIVVVMLCVAVIVAGAQSNPFGMGIPSFDSLSSYMESFLGGISEDSMNQMSASSYVHPAMSMGTGMFNFTIPSMTMPGGGSISGVSQQVDTSAMGTPAFDFSAFNSTTLLPTLLSNSITQTNFGSKPSAVNNYTLANNGSTINMNVNDTIYVQLPFQIQNGSVWNLTTTSGLNVTNQRTTTPSINPLSGGGLVDLTATQEFAIKAVKPGTQYINAICSGTNQTYSLTVNVS
- a CDS encoding thioredoxin family protein, with translation MRYRLAVILIAAALLVSGCICCGGQEADHSAAMAPIDSALVNGPVFVEFGAEWCSWCTVEAPIIEELKAEYSNVTFMEVDIDENGTLADAFYVSSVPQMNVIVNKTQNGSYLYADVSGRITESRRSSAIIGYHERPNLKKALDAAVAKRAVM
- a CDS encoding Coenzyme F420 hydrogenase/dehydrogenase, beta subunit C-terminal domain — protein: MLNNAIATPALQPFQELEQSVWKKEMCAGCRGCITVCPANTLAYDLKLARPYQITPCVDCKACLDACPRTPANMDKLSLDILGPHLDVYNVKATAGNKRYQNGGAVTALLKTALDEGLVDRVIVMGADRWAQKAYARVVSDSSSLDRAAGSIYMNNDALETMKDIMKDDSIRNVAIVGTPCAIQSIGLLRKSSNEYSVKLTQKIRFAIGLFCFESFDDRLIPEVTKRLGVPSWRIAKMNAGEGRLTVTLRSGEVKTLPLSSLAEFVKPGCRKCNDFTSKLADISVGSVGSAAGSSVVITRTPEGAGLLEIAREVGAIDVAGGVDVAAIEKVGKLKLKKNGF
- a CDS encoding PhzF family phenazine biosynthesis protein, with product MAGHTFYILDVFAEEKYAGNQLAVFLDAVSIPAETMQRLANETHFSETTFILSDEEKNGGYDVRIFTPEEELPFAGHPTLGTAYVIMHKVMKKPWDEVKLNLGVGQITVTYDKATGALWMKQVEPTFLRTFEPAPLADILGIGAGDIDERFPIQEVSTGIPFIIVPLKSMAAVKRAYLDPRKFTAYMGKKDSTGILVFSPETYHKENALNVRVFTKFISVPEDPATGSGNGCLAAYIVKHKYFGTAKIDIRTEQGYEMGRPSLLFLRAEERGGSIDVRVGGRVIPVAKCALE
- a CDS encoding tyrosine-type recombinase/integrase, whose amino-acid sequence is MATKLKFSKKIDSTVVINAKMPARRIEHKGDLELELDQLEDYCFGRKRNSLSKTTVKNYKAATKAIFNKLGYLEYSDQYVSMVRRAIEGKPSNTVFLYMTALQELFRANYLEDYEIAKPKVTRNCTNDENKYHKPQEIVRLFEAIGTDTLYNCRDSAIISLLYFAALRNSEVCHLEVGDYDLENHFVTIHEHGKWHPKSYQVRKLYVPKECHAKILAWYKVREQENITSKTLFLTSNGVPFNDLSLRNVIVRRAKDAGLKTYPHKLRHSRATHLANGINGNKPWAIGVLSKYLGHSSISTTAIYVHTSDEEQKRYLDMTKELNV
- a CDS encoding C-GCAxxG-C-C family protein, whose translation is MTKADDAVECFSKGYSCSQSVLSAYSGQFGMDKEQAFRVSGAFGAGMGRLCETCGAVTGAFMVLGLRYGKVKEEDEPAKEKTYAKLQEFVREFKARNGSIVCRELLGCDMGTPEGMKYAKEQRVTATKCPKYVRDAAEIVERLL
- a CDS encoding metallophosphoesterase family protein, whose translation is MRFLCFSDVHGSVDAVRTMLGDVRRRGDSYDAFIFAGDLTNLSSLRKTKKERELLENALGNMSKSSKKYKEYVAERNERFFEESKHTAREILGLLAREEIPCYYILGNRDRLGKYRLAEVKGLFDSRYSICLDQVKTAGIEDIKLTADEKPVDSKTILVRHSPGGWRESYRVYREALLNITGHTHQAIVYKNFLNTGFLYRDETRGAEPMMGGYFGVEIKEGRLGSITYNDMGGLVEHDFVLDGVQGKVYSVHRSYFPFTLQLV